The genomic DNA GTTATAATAAGTTTGCATATTTAAGCATTATGAAAGATGTTAATACTGGGTTTATAGTTGGATATGATATATCTATGAGAAATGATAATAAAATTTATTTTAAAACATTGAAAATGGCTGAGGGCTATGCTAAAAAATAAAAACTTAATAATTCACTCAGATAATGGCTTTCAATATACTTCAGTTTTTAGTCAGATGTATTGTAAGATGAATAAAATCTCTATATCTTTAAGTAGACCTGGAAATTCACTAGATAATGCTGCTTGTGAAACTTTTTTCTCTTCTTTAAAAACAGAGTGATATCAAAAGAACTTGAGTTCTTTTCAAGAAGTATACAATAATGTTTTGGAG from Spiroplasma endosymbiont of Cantharis nigra includes the following:
- a CDS encoding IS3 family transposase, with product MLKNKNLIIHSDNGFQYTSVFSQMYCKMNKISISLSRPGNSLDNAACETFFSSLKTEWYQKNLSSFQEVYNNVLEYIQFYNFKRIMVKHEKTPWETWCSK